The DNA region CTCACTCAACCTTTTGTCTGGTCAATTCAGGACAGAAATgggaggttttctttttctattaagtAGCTATGTATTGCATATTTAGGAAACATTTAATAGAGCGGGACTTTGAACTAACTTTTCTTTACTGAACCCTAACCTTACCCCCCAAATTTATATTactaaaagataataataataataataaggtgtGAATGCTACAGACTAAAATTGAAAACTGGGGATTTGCTTTATATTTATCGGTAAGCTTTGCTTATTTGGAAGTCTTTCATGGTTAGGTTTAAATAAATCAACTTTCCCTTACCTAAGTTATTTTTCTGACCTATCTATACAAGGTGCGTTAAGTCTCATGTAGTAAGTTATAGTGGTATCATtttgaatagattttttaaatgaggatctAAAGtagcagttttacattttaattagtaCCACCATAAGAACCACACATAAGTTCTCCTGAGTTGACATGCACAAAGGTGAAAATCATGTAAGCAACCTGACAAAATCAGATAAACATAGTCCTACAGCCATGCAATTATGCTAAAGTTTGAATATAAGGCTCTGCATACAGAAGACTGCATAAATGATGATTGATTTATTTGTTCTCTAATATTTCGGGCTACTGTCCAATAAAACGTATTTGTTTAACCCCTTGAAAGCTAAGAGGCTTTCCTACTCAAGTCAGTAGACTCTTTAGCATGAGACATACTTGAGAATGTCAGTCCTTCCCTTATTCAGAGAGACTCACATCCCACTGGTGGAGATTTCTTACATTATTTTCAAGGTGCATTAGGGTGTCTTGCACATAATTGGCCAGGAAAGTAGCTAGTACCCTGGTCAGGTGAAGAGTATTTTCTGGTTCATAGACAGTGACCAGTGGGACCAGCTTCTATGGTACATCCCCAGGAATCATGCCAGAGTCTTGACATACATCATTTGCATCCTCACTTTAgttctattttgcagatgagaagactgaggctcagcaagGTTAAGAAAGGGGGATTTTAACCCATATCCGTCTGATCTCATGGCCTAAGCTCCCTGCCCCAGATGCTGCCTGAGCTAAAGTCTCTTATGTTGTGTACAGGTGTGAACATACCATCAGCCCCAATTTTCCCGTCTCCATCATTATCTGCAGCCGCCATCAAGGACTTGGTTTCTGACTCGGTCAGTTCTCTAGCACCACTCTCAAACTTCTGGAGGAAAAACCTACAGGATAATAAAGATTGAGGGGACTGTTTTGAAAACCCACACACATTTCTATGCTTACCCCTTTCTCTTGAAGCAAACTGTCTGTTCCAACAGTTGCAATAATCAGTCAAGATCTTAGCAGGCAAAGGCTTCCTTCATTGTAGAGACTAACGGTGggcattttgttttaaaacatctttcCAGAATTTTGTTATAAGTCTGTTTGCCCAAGAAAACCTCTAAGACTAATGAATTTTTGCACCGACAGTCTTTGGTGCCCATGTTTAGTATTTTGCGTGGGTAGATATGTGGCCCACCGACtcatgttcttccctttcatgagAATCTGCTGAGTGTCCAGCATCAAGGCTGGACACTGAAGGATACTTAGGGGGCTGGCCCCCACTACACCCCAGCCCCAGCTAGCATTGTTGGGGTGCCAGACGGGCTTAGGACAAAGCTTACTTCAGCTCTTCTTCATCCAGGTACCCACTCTGGTCGTTGTCTATGAAACGAAAAACATCCTTCACCTGACTGGCTGACATCTTGGCGAGGCCCGATGTCTGGAAGAATTTTTGGGGTTCAAAAGTATCCGGGTCTGAAGAACAGAGAATGGGTTATTCTGATGctcactggattgcattctgtcTTTGGGCCAAAGTGCTGAAAACATAGGTTATTAAAAATACTACTTTTCATAATAGCATTGAGCTACAGGGACCGAGATTTTGAAGCAGCCAAGACTGGATGTCTTTGTGCTCTCatctcctttcccccttcccagCTTTCCCTCTCCACTTGACTTTGTCCGTCTCCCCTTCTCTCGCCTCCTCTCCTCTGTGCCTCCCCCTGCTCTTTTTACTGGCTGTGTATCCAAGATGCCAGCACCACTGGTCTAGTTGGTGGGAGAAATGCAATCATGAGATTCAAACAGGCTACGTGGCATCCACCGATTCCTCTTTTTCACGTTTAGTAAGTTTCTTTCACCTTACAGAAATGTGATCGTTATGTTCAGATCTCATATTTTTATCATTGTAGTTATCTAGTTAATAAGTTTTTCTCTGATCCCATGAATTTTCAGCAaagttcacattttaatttttgtagctTTTCGGGAGGTAGAGGTCCGTGAGAGAAACCCACCCCTGCCTTGTTTCCGCTTTACCTTGGCACTCCTGCagggctgctgcaatgtcatcAGCACTAAGGACATCTGTGATGCTCATTTTCCACCTGTTCACACagaataaacaagatgtggtgAATGGCAAGCAGAAACATGCACGTCTGGGGGGActacacccccccacacccccaggcccacagaaaatgcaaatttgttgaaaattttttaaatgtgataagCATAGTATTGTATTAAGAGCTGGGACAGAATATCcaaataaaaaaccaaatatCTAGAAGATCCCAGTCCCCTGTGTCTCAGTGCCCTCTCCTgagatgaactttaaaaatacaaccTAAAGAACAATTCGATTCTGTTTTCTTGTAAAAATTATAATTACATCATTGACCACTTACATAGGCATCTACAAACCATTCAGAAGTAAACCGTGTTACAAATACAATAGCATTTTAACACACCAGCCAGAGAAATGCAGTGTTGCAAATTCCATTTAGGGAAGGATAGAGCTTGGGCTGCTTGCAGACCTTCTATGGAAGGGTTGCTATCTGTCCTGAAGGATGGGAATCGGAGACATCAAAAAACGCATCTACCAGAGATCAAAATCCATCCATGTGTCAATTCCATGGGAAAAGAGAATCTGAGCACAGCATGCACCAACCTAATATAAATGCGTGTAAGAAAGAAGAGTCTGGGGTCTGGTAGGCCCACCAGCTACTCACCGTTTTAGATTTTCCTCTAAGAAGAATCAGGGAAAAGAGTTgaaagagccaaaaaaaaaaaaaaaaaaaaaacagatgcggTTTTGCTACCTTACTGACCTACCTTATATAGGATTGAAAAAGCGATAGTAAGAACCTCTCAGATTTCCTTTTCAAGGATCAGGTGGACGTAGCTCAGATGTCTTGCTTTACTAattaaacctcttttttttttttctatttataactcAAGGGAATGTGGGTGGGAACAAccaattttcaaaaagaaacctCAACAATCCTTAACGAAGTTTTCGATTCTGCAAACCAACCCTGCTAGCAAAGTGTAAAGGCACCAGAGGCCTGGTAAAGAGGAGACAGTGGTTGAAGTGAGGTAAACACATCTGGGGGTGCTCTGTAAACTGAAAAGTGTCCCCCAGATGTTAGAAGCTGCTGCCAGAGGCAGGCCTGTGG from Mesoplodon densirostris isolate mMesDen1 chromosome 16, mMesDen1 primary haplotype, whole genome shotgun sequence includes:
- the OCM2 gene encoding putative oncomodulin-2, producing the protein MSITDVLSADDIAAALQECQDPDTFEPQKFFQTSGLAKMSASQVKDVFRFIDNDQSGYLDEEELKFFLQKFESGARELTESETKSLMAAADNDGDGKIGADEFQEMVHS